In Thauera sp. JM12B12, one DNA window encodes the following:
- the thrC gene encoding threonine synthase — MKYLSTRGHAGQPANPEFCDILLGGLAPDGGLYLPETYPQVTRAELDAWRGLSYAELAFAILSRFVTDIPAADLKAICERTYTADVYRHVREGDDARDITPVHWLEKDAEGKGRFGLLELSNGPTLAFKDMAMQLLGNLFEYVLARRGETINILGATSGDTGSAAEYAMRGKHGVRVFMLSPHGKMSAFQRAQMYSLQDDNIFNIAVTGMFDDAQDIVKAVSNDHAFKSKHKIGAVNSINWARVAAQIVYYFKGYFAATKSNDEQVAFCVPSGNFGNICAGHIARQMGLPVAKLILATNENDVLDEFFRSGVYRPRRAAETHVTSSPSMDISKASNFERFVFDLVGRDPKKVAALWAEVDAGRAFDLSGSPEFARIGEFGFVSGASSHADRLATIRKVFDKYGVMIDTHTADGVKVAWERAADVPEGVPVLVLETALPVKFAETIVEALGREPERPADLEGIEKLPQRVEVMAPDVDAVKRFVAERT, encoded by the coding sequence GTGAAGTATCTCTCCACCCGCGGCCACGCCGGCCAGCCTGCCAACCCGGAGTTCTGCGACATCCTGCTCGGCGGCCTCGCGCCCGACGGCGGCCTCTACCTGCCCGAGACCTATCCCCAGGTGACGCGCGCGGAGCTCGACGCCTGGCGTGGGCTGTCCTATGCCGAACTGGCATTCGCGATCCTCTCCAGGTTCGTCACCGACATCCCCGCTGCCGACCTCAAGGCGATCTGCGAGAGGACCTACACCGCCGATGTCTATCGCCACGTGCGGGAGGGCGATGACGCGCGCGACATCACCCCGGTGCATTGGCTGGAGAAGGATGCGGAGGGCAAGGGGCGCTTCGGTCTGCTCGAGCTGTCCAATGGCCCCACGCTGGCCTTCAAGGACATGGCGATGCAGCTGCTCGGCAACCTGTTCGAGTACGTGCTGGCCAGGCGCGGCGAGACGATCAACATCCTCGGCGCGACCTCGGGCGACACCGGCTCGGCGGCCGAGTACGCGATGCGCGGCAAGCACGGCGTGCGCGTGTTCATGCTGTCGCCGCACGGCAAGATGAGCGCCTTCCAGCGCGCGCAGATGTACTCGCTGCAGGACGACAACATCTTCAACATCGCCGTCACCGGCATGTTCGACGATGCCCAGGACATCGTGAAGGCGGTCTCCAACGACCACGCCTTCAAGTCGAAGCACAAGATCGGCGCGGTCAATTCGATCAACTGGGCACGGGTCGCGGCGCAGATCGTCTATTACTTCAAGGGCTACTTCGCGGCGACGAAGTCCAACGACGAGCAGGTCGCTTTCTGCGTGCCCTCGGGCAATTTCGGTAACATCTGCGCCGGCCACATCGCGCGCCAGATGGGGCTGCCGGTGGCCAAGCTGATCCTCGCCACCAACGAGAACGACGTGCTCGACGAATTCTTCCGCAGCGGCGTGTATCGCCCGCGCAGGGCGGCCGAGACCCACGTCACCTCGAGCCCCTCGATGGACATCTCCAAGGCCTCGAACTTCGAGCGTTTCGTGTTCGATCTGGTCGGTCGTGATCCGAAGAAGGTCGCCGCGCTGTGGGCGGAGGTGGATGCCGGGCGCGCCTTCGATCTTTCAGGCTCGCCCGAGTTTGCCCGCATCGGCGAGTTCGGTTTCGTGTCGGGGGCGAGCAGCCACGCCGATCGCCTGGCGACGATCCGCAAGGTCTTCGACAAGTACGGCGTGATGATCGACACCCACACCGCCGACGGCGTCAAGGTGGCCTGGGAGCGCGCCGCCGACGTTCCTGAAGGCGTGCCGGTGCTGGTCCTCGAGACCGCCTTGCCGGTGAAGTTCGCCGAGACCATCGTCGAGGCGCTCGGCCGCGAGCCGGAGCGGCCTGCCGACCTCGAAGGCATCGAGAAGCTGCCGCAGCGGGTAGAGGTCATGGCGCCCGACGTGGATGCAGTGAAGCGCTTCGTCGCCGAACGCACCTGA
- the nadC gene encoding carboxylating nicotinate-nucleotide diphosphorylase has product MLSEQLRVEIQRNIAASLAEDIGTGDLTARLIAPDTEARGRVITREDAVVCGTAWFDAAFAALSPAAVVHWHVKDGDTVKAGQLLCEIIARARVLLTAERTALNFLQLLSGTATITRRFVDAVAGTRAKIVDTRKTLPGLRLAQKYAVAIGGGTNHRVGLYDGILIKENHIIAAGGIREVVEQARAIAPSNVFIEVEVETLDQLREALDAGVTMILLDNMSLDEMREAVAITAGRAALEASGGVNLERVRAIAETGVDRISIGTLTKDVRALDLSLRHVEE; this is encoded by the coding sequence ATGCTCTCCGAACAGCTTCGCGTCGAAATCCAGCGCAACATCGCAGCCTCGCTCGCCGAGGACATTGGCACCGGCGACCTCACCGCCCGCCTGATCGCACCGGATACCGAAGCCCGCGGCCGCGTCATCACCCGCGAGGACGCGGTGGTCTGCGGCACCGCCTGGTTCGACGCCGCATTCGCCGCGCTCAGCCCCGCCGCGGTGGTGCACTGGCACGTCAAGGACGGCGATACGGTCAAGGCCGGCCAGCTGCTGTGCGAGATCATCGCCCGCGCGCGCGTCCTGCTCACCGCCGAGCGCACCGCGCTCAACTTCCTCCAGCTGCTGTCGGGCACGGCCACGATCACCCGGCGTTTCGTGGATGCCGTAGCAGGCACGCGAGCCAAGATCGTCGACACCCGCAAGACGCTGCCCGGCCTGAGGCTGGCGCAGAAGTACGCGGTCGCGATCGGCGGCGGGACCAACCATCGCGTCGGCCTCTACGACGGCATCCTGATCAAGGAGAACCACATCATCGCCGCCGGCGGCATTCGCGAGGTCGTCGAGCAGGCACGGGCGATCGCGCCCTCCAACGTCTTCATCGAGGTCGAGGTCGAAACGCTCGACCAGCTGCGCGAAGCGCTCGACGCCGGCGTCACGATGATCCTGCTCGACAACATGAGCCTCGACGAGATGCGCGAAGCCGTCGCCATCACCGCCGGACGGGCGGCGCTGGAAGCGTCTGGCGGCGTGAATCTCGAGCGCGTGCGCGCGATCGCCGAAACCGGCGTGGACCGGATCTCGATCGGCACCCTCACCAAGGACGTGCGCGCGCTCGATCTGTCGCTGCGCCACGTCGAAGAATGA
- a CDS encoding DUF2946 family protein has product MSAPALPAWPDVPACHGWLALDGRGQWRLKGERVEHAGLLAFLNANYASDQAGNWLVNNGPQRVYVDIETAPWVVRLQPDGALRTHTGSRTAPVGPVLMDELGRAYLPTTLGAAALDDRDLAEFVAQLRDARSGLGATDEALLGVLAGHDAIPLVWRGHAVCFVPNDDIPARMGFTRKAIEGDVQESLDASGAQRL; this is encoded by the coding sequence ATGAGCGCGCCCGCGCTGCCAGCCTGGCCAGACGTGCCCGCCTGTCACGGCTGGCTGGCGCTGGACGGACGGGGCCAGTGGCGACTGAAGGGGGAACGGGTCGAGCACGCTGGCCTGCTCGCCTTTCTCAATGCGAACTACGCCAGCGACCAGGCCGGCAACTGGCTCGTTAACAATGGCCCGCAGCGCGTCTACGTCGATATCGAGACCGCGCCGTGGGTCGTCCGCCTGCAGCCCGACGGCGCGCTGCGGACCCACACCGGCAGTCGTACGGCCCCTGTCGGGCCGGTGCTGATGGACGAGCTCGGTCGCGCCTATCTCCCGACGACGCTCGGCGCAGCCGCGCTCGACGATCGCGACCTCGCCGAATTCGTCGCCCAATTGCGCGACGCGCGGAGCGGCCTCGGCGCAACCGATGAGGCGTTGCTGGGGGTGCTGGCGGGGCACGACGCCATCCCGCTGGTCTGGCGCGGACACGCCGTGTGTTTCGTGCCCAATGACGACATTCCCGCGCGGATGGGTTTCACCCGAAAGGCGATCGAAGGCGACGTGCAAGAGAGCCTTGACGCCTCCGGTGCGCAGAGGCTATAG
- a CDS encoding Mth938-like domain-containing protein: MKLYQDNNANTNVVTGYGDDHVMISKVRHEGNVLVSAGRVLDGWAPQAAGDLSGLRAEDLGAARDLGAEILIVGTGRRQRFPQPQLLRPLIEARIGFEFMDFPAACRTYNILVGEGRAVVLGLLYER; encoded by the coding sequence ATGAAGCTCTACCAGGACAACAACGCCAATACCAACGTCGTCACCGGCTACGGCGACGACCACGTCATGATCAGCAAGGTGCGCCACGAGGGCAACGTGCTCGTCAGCGCCGGCCGTGTGCTGGACGGCTGGGCACCCCAAGCTGCCGGAGATCTCTCGGGCCTGCGTGCGGAGGATCTCGGCGCCGCCCGCGACCTGGGCGCGGAGATCCTCATCGTCGGCACTGGCCGGCGCCAGCGCTTTCCTCAGCCACAGTTGCTGCGTCCGCTGATCGAGGCGCGCATCGGCTTCGAATTCATGGACTTCCCGGCTGCCTGCCGCACCTACAACATTCTCGTCGGAGAGGGCCGCGCAGTCGTCCTCGGACTGCTCTACGAGCGCTGA
- a CDS encoding homoserine dehydrogenase, translated as MKPINVGLLGIGTVGGGTFTVLKRNAEEITRRAGRPICITTVADKNLELARKVTGGDVKITDDAFAVVADPEIDIVVELIGGYGVAKDLVLKAIDNGKHVVTANKALLAVHGNEIFAAAQKKGVMVAFEAAVAGGIPIIKALREGLTANRIEWLAGIINGTTNFILSEMRDKGLPFAEVLKEAQALGYAEADPTFDIEGVDAAHKATIMSAIAFGIPMQFDKAYIEGISKLDSVDITYAEQLGYRIKLLGIARRRENGVELRVHPTLIPEKRLIANVEGAMNAVLVQGDAVGATLYYGKGAGAEPTASAVIADLVDVTRLHTSDPEHRVPHLAFQPDQVRDVPVLPIEEVVTSYYLRMRVEDKPGVLADITRILADSGISIEALIQKEAAEGESHTDIIMLTHQTAEKNANAAIGKIEALAVVQGKVVKLRMETL; from the coding sequence ATGAAACCGATCAATGTTGGCCTCCTGGGCATCGGTACCGTCGGCGGCGGCACCTTCACCGTTCTGAAGCGCAACGCGGAAGAAATCACCCGTCGCGCCGGTCGCCCGATCTGCATCACCACCGTGGCCGACAAGAACCTCGAGCTGGCGCGCAAGGTCACCGGCGGCGACGTGAAGATCACCGACGACGCCTTCGCGGTCGTGGCCGATCCCGAGATCGACATCGTCGTCGAACTGATCGGTGGCTATGGCGTGGCCAAGGACCTGGTGCTCAAGGCGATCGACAACGGCAAGCACGTCGTCACCGCCAACAAGGCGCTGCTCGCGGTGCATGGCAACGAGATCTTTGCGGCGGCGCAGAAGAAGGGCGTGATGGTGGCCTTCGAGGCTGCGGTGGCAGGCGGCATCCCGATCATCAAGGCGCTGCGCGAGGGGCTGACCGCGAACCGCATCGAGTGGCTGGCGGGCATCATCAACGGCACCACCAACTTCATCCTGTCCGAAATGCGCGACAAGGGCCTGCCCTTCGCCGAAGTCCTCAAGGAAGCGCAGGCGCTCGGCTACGCCGAGGCCGATCCGACCTTCGACATCGAGGGCGTCGACGCCGCGCACAAGGCGACGATCATGAGCGCGATCGCCTTCGGCATCCCGATGCAGTTCGACAAGGCCTACATCGAGGGCATCAGCAAGCTCGACTCGGTGGACATCACCTACGCCGAACAGCTCGGCTACCGCATCAAGCTGCTCGGCATCGCGCGCCGCCGCGAGAACGGCGTCGAGCTGCGCGTGCACCCGACGCTGATCCCCGAGAAGCGCCTGATCGCCAACGTCGAGGGGGCGATGAACGCGGTGCTGGTGCAGGGCGATGCCGTCGGCGCGACGCTGTATTACGGCAAGGGCGCAGGCGCCGAGCCGACTGCCTCGGCCGTGATCGCCGACCTGGTCGACGTCACCCGCCTGCACACTTCCGACCCCGAGCACCGCGTGCCCCACCTCGCCTTCCAGCCCGACCAGGTGCGCGATGTGCCGGTGCTGCCGATCGAGGAGGTGGTGACGTCCTACTACCTGCGCATGCGCGTGGAGGACAAGCCGGGCGTGCTCGCCGACATCACCCGCATTCTGGCCGACAGCGGCATCTCGATCGAGGCGCTGATCCAGAAGGAGGCTGCCGAGGGCGAGTCGCACACGGACATCATCATGCTCACCCACCAGACCGCCGAGAAGAATGCCAACGCGGCGATCGGCAAGATCGAGGCGCTGGCGGTGGTCCAGGGCAAGGTGGTGAAGCTGCGCATGGAAACGCTTTGA
- a CDS encoding PhoH family protein — protein sequence MPATRKSATPTEDLASSDRPARAPRAPRNVRKAAATKLFVLDTNVLMHDPTSLYRFEEHDLYVPIMTLEELDNNKKGTSEVARNARQASRMLDEIVSTSDDGIAAGIALDAPSRGQATGRLHLQTEAIDIKLPPALPTARGDNQILAVVMYLAEKTPGRDVILVSKDINMRIKARALGLAAQDYFNDKVLEDTDLLYAGTRELPADFWDTHGRGMQSWKEDGRTYYRLAGPLAPEMLVNEFVYQDGDNPLQAWVKEKDGRSVVLETLTDFSHQKNNVWGITARNREQNFALNLLMNPEIDFVTLLGQAGTGKTLLTLAAGLTQVLESKRYSEIIMTRVTVPVGEDIGFLPGTEEEKMAPWMGALEDNLDVLNGTAGEGGDWGRAATRDLIRSRIKIKSLNFMRGRTFLNKYLIIDEAQNLTPKQMKTLITRAGPGTKVICMGNIAQIDTPYLTEGSSGLTFVVDRFKGWAHSGHITLQRGERSRLADYAADVL from the coding sequence ATGCCTGCGACCCGCAAATCCGCCACCCCGACCGAAGACCTCGCATCGAGCGATCGCCCCGCCCGCGCTCCGCGCGCCCCGCGCAACGTCCGCAAGGCGGCGGCGACCAAGCTGTTCGTGCTCGACACCAACGTCCTGATGCACGACCCGACCAGCCTCTACCGCTTCGAGGAGCACGACCTCTACGTGCCGATCATGACGCTCGAGGAGCTGGACAACAACAAGAAGGGCACCAGCGAGGTCGCACGCAACGCCCGCCAGGCCAGCCGGATGCTCGACGAGATCGTCTCCACCTCGGACGACGGCATCGCCGCCGGCATCGCGCTCGACGCCCCCTCGCGCGGCCAGGCCACCGGGCGCCTGCACCTGCAGACCGAGGCGATCGACATCAAGCTGCCGCCTGCCCTGCCGACCGCGCGCGGCGACAACCAGATCCTCGCGGTGGTGATGTATCTCGCCGAGAAGACCCCCGGTCGCGACGTCATCCTGGTGTCGAAAGACATCAACATGCGCATCAAGGCGCGCGCGCTCGGCCTGGCCGCGCAGGACTACTTCAACGACAAGGTCCTCGAGGACACCGACCTGCTGTACGCGGGGACGCGCGAGTTGCCTGCCGACTTCTGGGACACGCACGGCCGCGGCATGCAGTCCTGGAAGGAGGACGGACGCACCTACTACCGCCTTGCCGGGCCACTCGCCCCGGAGATGCTGGTCAACGAGTTCGTGTACCAGGATGGCGACAACCCGCTGCAGGCATGGGTCAAGGAGAAGGACGGCCGCAGCGTGGTGCTGGAGACGCTGACCGACTTCAGCCACCAGAAGAACAACGTGTGGGGTATCACCGCGCGCAACCGCGAACAGAACTTCGCGCTCAACCTCCTGATGAACCCGGAGATCGACTTCGTCACCCTGCTCGGCCAGGCCGGCACCGGCAAGACCCTGCTGACGCTGGCGGCCGGCCTCACCCAGGTGCTCGAGTCGAAGCGCTACAGCGAGATCATCATGACCCGCGTGACCGTACCGGTGGGCGAGGACATCGGTTTTCTCCCCGGCACCGAGGAAGAGAAGATGGCGCCGTGGATGGGGGCGCTCGAGGACAACCTCGACGTGCTCAACGGCACCGCCGGCGAAGGCGGCGACTGGGGGCGCGCCGCCACCCGCGACCTGATCCGCAGCCGCATCAAGATCAAGAGCCTGAACTTCATGCGCGGGCGCACCTTCCTGAACAAGTACCTGATCATCGACGAGGCGCAGAACCTCACGCCCAAGCAAATGAAGACCCTTATCACCCGCGCCGGCCCCGGCACCAAGGTGATCTGCATGGGCAACATCGCGCAGATCGACACGCCCTACCTCACCGAGGGCTCCTCCGGCCTGACCTTCGTCGTCGATCGCTTCAAGGGCTGGGCACACTCCGGCCACATCACCCTGCAACGCGGCGAGCGCTCGCGCCTGGCCGACTACGCCGCCGACGTGCTCTGA
- a CDS encoding dodecin gives MSAHVYKLVEVVGTSPDGVDAAIRNAVETAARSVRHIDWFEVVETRGHVVDGKVAHFQVTLKIGFRLESE, from the coding sequence ATGTCGGCTCATGTCTACAAACTCGTCGAGGTCGTCGGCACGTCTCCGGACGGCGTCGATGCCGCGATCCGCAATGCGGTCGAGACTGCTGCGCGCAGTGTCCGGCACATCGACTGGTTCGAGGTCGTGGAGACCCGCGGCCACGTCGTTGACGGCAAGGTGGCGCACTTCCAGGTCACGCTGAAGATCGGCTTCCGCCTCGAGTCCGAGTAG
- a CDS encoding tellurite resistance TerB family protein: MNFGNILGQILQQGMAGKGRARLDHAMGSGGIGELLGGLLGAQGGGAGSLGDLLGGALRGGRPATRGSGGLGELLGGALGGARPAAGSAGAGDALGELLGGLLGGGRARSGRTGGSAGMTILATIAMAALKNWSDNHRAQSAIAPESAGFSAPELETMTTPATEALVVRAMVAAAKADGEVGEDEVQRIVGRLGADGLSEEERQFLVAELRRPLDLRALVAEVPNQMVAAEVYAASLLAIDLDTPAEAAYLRELAGALGLDGATLSRLHQITGAIAA, from the coding sequence ATGAACTTCGGAAACATCCTGGGCCAGATTCTTCAGCAGGGCATGGCAGGAAAGGGACGTGCGCGCCTCGACCACGCGATGGGATCCGGTGGAATCGGGGAGCTTCTCGGCGGTCTGCTGGGCGCCCAGGGCGGCGGAGCGGGGAGCCTCGGCGACCTGCTCGGCGGCGCCCTCCGAGGCGGACGTCCGGCAACGCGCGGCAGCGGCGGCCTGGGCGAGTTGCTCGGTGGTGCGCTCGGGGGCGCCAGGCCTGCGGCTGGCAGCGCCGGTGCTGGCGACGCATTGGGCGAGCTCCTCGGCGGACTGCTCGGTGGCGGCCGCGCGCGCAGCGGCCGGACAGGAGGCAGCGCCGGGATGACCATCCTGGCAACGATCGCGATGGCAGCGCTCAAGAACTGGTCGGACAATCACCGCGCCCAGAGTGCGATCGCGCCGGAATCCGCTGGCTTTTCTGCGCCCGAACTCGAGACCATGACCACCCCCGCCACCGAGGCGCTCGTCGTGCGCGCCATGGTAGCGGCGGCGAAGGCGGATGGCGAGGTGGGCGAGGACGAGGTGCAGCGCATCGTCGGCCGACTCGGAGCGGACGGGCTGAGCGAGGAGGAGCGTCAATTTCTCGTCGCCGAGCTACGGCGTCCGCTCGATCTTCGCGCGCTCGTCGCCGAAGTCCCCAACCAGATGGTCGCGGCCGAGGTGTATGCGGCCTCGCTGCTTGCGATCGATCTCGATACGCCGGCCGAGGCCGCCTACCTGAGGGAGCTTGCGGGGGCCCTCGGGCTGGACGGTGCGACCCTGAGCCGCCTGCATCAGATCACCGGTGCGATCGCGGCCTGA
- a CDS encoding peroxiredoxin: protein MSATPAPDFSLPATGGNTVTLSALRGRKLVVYFYPKDNTPGCTNETRDFGALHADFAASGCEVLGISRDSLKSHENFKAKLELPFELVSDPEEKACEAFGVMKMKNMYGKQVRGIERSTFLIDTAGNIAREWRGVKVPGHAEEVLAAVRAL, encoded by the coding sequence ATGAGCGCCACCCCCGCACCCGACTTCAGCCTCCCCGCCACCGGCGGCAACACGGTCACCCTGTCCGCGCTGCGCGGACGCAAGCTGGTCGTCTATTTCTACCCGAAGGACAACACCCCGGGCTGCACCAACGAGACGCGTGACTTCGGCGCGCTGCATGCAGATTTCGCTGCCAGCGGCTGCGAGGTCCTCGGCATCAGCCGTGACAGTCTCAAGAGCCACGAGAACTTCAAGGCCAAGCTCGAGCTGCCCTTCGAGCTCGTCTCCGACCCCGAGGAGAAGGCCTGCGAGGCCTTCGGCGTCATGAAGATGAAGAACATGTACGGCAAGCAGGTGCGCGGCATCGAGCGCAGCACCTTCCTGATCGACACGGCCGGCAACATCGCCCGCGAGTGGCGCGGCGTGAAGGTGCCGGGCCACGCCGAGGAAGTGCTGGCCGCCGTGCGCGCACTCTGA
- a CDS encoding MOSC domain-containing protein encodes MQGTVDQVFVGKVRLLSIDGERSGIVKTAAAGAVMLTPTGLEGDEQADLRHHGGVDKALHHYPVEHYALLAAEWPQCAGAVGAGFLGENISTHGLTEHELCIGDVLRIGNARVQVSQPRSPCWKIDLRLKVDAASRFVEAAGITGWYYRVLNPGTIAAGDPIELLERPNPWLTIAEYWDVVTAHRPDLEMLARIADARGLAADKALRWRERAEWLRAQSGAADK; translated from the coding sequence ATGCAAGGCACGGTGGATCAGGTCTTCGTGGGCAAGGTTCGGCTGCTGTCGATCGATGGCGAACGCAGTGGCATCGTCAAGACGGCGGCCGCCGGGGCAGTGATGCTCACGCCGACGGGCCTCGAGGGTGACGAGCAGGCCGACCTCCGCCACCACGGTGGCGTGGACAAGGCCCTGCACCACTACCCGGTGGAGCATTACGCCCTGCTTGCCGCCGAGTGGCCGCAATGCGCGGGCGCGGTGGGCGCAGGGTTCCTCGGCGAGAACATCAGTACGCACGGTCTCACCGAACACGAGCTCTGCATCGGCGACGTGCTGCGCATCGGCAACGCACGCGTGCAGGTCAGCCAGCCGCGCTCGCCGTGCTGGAAGATCGACCTGCGACTGAAGGTGGATGCTGCATCGCGCTTCGTCGAGGCCGCCGGAATCACTGGCTGGTACTACCGCGTGCTGAATCCCGGGACGATTGCGGCCGGGGATCCGATCGAACTGCTCGAGCGCCCGAACCCCTGGCTGACGATTGCCGAGTACTGGGACGTCGTCACCGCGCATCGGCCCGACCTCGAAATGCTCGCACGCATCGCCGACGCCCGCGGGCTGGCCGCGGACAAGGCCTTGCGCTGGCGTGAGCGCGCCGAGTGGTTGCGTGCGCAGTCCGGTGCGGCCGACAAGTAA
- a CDS encoding pyridoxal phosphate-dependent aminotransferase, translating into MKAVKTLELAAATPEPVFKAEAGAAAAPRPIRKSAKLAEVCYDIRGPVLVRAKQMEDEGHKIIKLNIGNLAAFGFDSPEEIQMDMIRNLPNAAGYSDSKGIFSARKAVMHYTQQKGIKGVGIEDIYIGNGVSELIVMAMNALLDAGDEVLVPAPDYPLWTAAVSLSGGKPVHYLCDESKGWMPDIEDMRAKITPNTRAIVIINPNNPTGAVYPDEALRQIIELAREHDLILYADEVYDKVLYDGVKHTSLAALSEDVLTIIFNGLSKNYRSCGYRAGWMVVCGDKRRASDYIEGLNMLASMRLCANVPGQYAIQTALGGYQSIDDLVAEGGRMRRQRDLAWALINEIPGVSCVKPQATLYMFPKLDPKVYPIEDDQAFIAELLEEERVLLVQGSGFNWPHPDHFRLVFLPHEDDLRDAIGRVARFLENYRKRHGT; encoded by the coding sequence ATGAAAGCGGTGAAGACTCTCGAGCTCGCAGCGGCAACTCCGGAACCGGTGTTCAAGGCCGAGGCGGGCGCCGCGGCAGCGCCGCGTCCGATCCGCAAGTCCGCCAAGCTCGCCGAGGTCTGCTACGACATCCGCGGACCGGTGCTGGTGCGCGCCAAGCAGATGGAGGACGAAGGCCACAAGATCATCAAGCTCAACATCGGCAATCTTGCCGCGTTCGGCTTCGACTCGCCCGAAGAGATCCAGATGGACATGATCCGCAACCTGCCCAACGCGGCGGGGTACTCGGACTCCAAGGGCATCTTCTCGGCGCGCAAGGCGGTGATGCACTACACCCAGCAGAAAGGCATCAAGGGTGTCGGCATCGAGGACATCTACATCGGCAACGGCGTCTCAGAGCTGATCGTGATGGCGATGAACGCGCTGCTCGACGCCGGCGACGAGGTGCTGGTGCCGGCGCCGGACTACCCGCTGTGGACCGCGGCGGTGAGCCTGTCGGGCGGCAAACCGGTGCATTACCTCTGCGACGAGAGCAAGGGCTGGATGCCAGACATCGAGGACATGCGCGCGAAGATCACGCCCAACACCCGCGCCATCGTCATCATCAACCCGAACAACCCGACCGGCGCGGTGTATCCGGACGAGGCGCTCAGGCAGATCATCGAACTGGCGCGCGAGCACGACCTCATCCTCTATGCCGACGAGGTGTACGACAAGGTGCTGTACGACGGCGTCAAGCACACCTCGCTCGCGGCACTCTCCGAGGATGTGCTGACGATCATCTTCAACGGGCTGTCGAAGAACTACCGTTCATGCGGGTACCGCGCCGGCTGGATGGTGGTTTGCGGCGACAAGCGCCGCGCAAGCGACTACATCGAGGGGCTCAACATGCTGGCCTCGATGCGCCTGTGCGCGAACGTGCCCGGCCAGTACGCCATTCAGACCGCGCTCGGCGGCTACCAGAGCATCGACGACCTGGTCGCCGAGGGCGGACGGATGCGCCGCCAGCGCGACCTCGCCTGGGCGCTGATCAACGAGATTCCCGGCGTGAGCTGCGTGAAGCCTCAGGCCACGCTCTACATGTTCCCCAAGCTCGACCCCAAGGTCTATCCGATCGAGGACGATCAGGCCTTCATCGCCGAGCTGCTCGAGGAAGAGCGCGTGCTGCTGGTGCAGGGCTCGGGCTTCAACTGGCCGCATCCCGATCACTTCCGTCTGGTCTTCCTGCCCCACGAGGACGACCTGCGCGACGCCATCGGCCGCGTCGCCCGCTTCCTCGAGAACTACCGCAAGCGACACGGAACCTGA